The Leptospira dzoumogneensis genome includes a window with the following:
- a CDS encoding site-2 protease family protein, translating to MLADILGIVFMLALCIFIHELGHLIMGWVVGVKARIFSIGYGKGIWKKKIGETTFQVTGIPLGGYVLFKGDESGALKGEKGEFLSTPPLKRMIPVFGGPLFNLILGFFIIFGLYAIGYSPAGTKIYIEPAITEYSSGYQAGLRSGDKIVSVNGTKTESKYELLSELGLARGKDIQLKVEREGKELEFHFSDPQIGVDFAGERQVQVDFGYGSTLSHWFLKKLSFLDPNGEAAEYRKQRERKAALDPKLSPRELALQEARLNKEAIESRALDYLNDGDRILSVNGIEVHTVPELQRTLGKFQNEKVKLEVDRKTYPLLNPWTREKAEVEMTPLAAFVVELKDVRDRKYPEIPISTISLRSHDPEIKLKLLSLKMDGKTFADLEDFKKTVQAQVGKRVQLEVQGQVWDTTLGFYQIGLLGFTAKMHVKEESMDRKLSFGEAFLQSGKDVGKMISDNLRGLGMIFSGRLKVKDSVSGPVGLAKVSVQFLEDGFYSYFQFVAFISIALMIMNLLPIPVADGGHIVFFTYEAIAGRPLPMAVQEQVLRLGFFFLLSLGLYVTYHDFLR from the coding sequence ATGTTAGCAGATATTTTAGGCATCGTATTCATGCTGGCCCTTTGTATTTTTATACATGAGCTGGGCCATTTGATCATGGGCTGGGTAGTAGGTGTAAAAGCCAGGATCTTCTCCATTGGTTACGGAAAAGGGATTTGGAAAAAGAAAATCGGTGAGACCACTTTCCAGGTCACCGGGATCCCGTTAGGCGGTTATGTTCTGTTCAAGGGAGACGAAAGCGGAGCATTAAAAGGGGAGAAGGGAGAATTTTTATCCACTCCTCCTTTAAAAAGAATGATCCCGGTTTTCGGCGGACCTCTATTCAATTTGATCCTAGGATTTTTTATTATCTTCGGTCTGTATGCGATCGGTTATTCTCCGGCCGGAACTAAAATTTATATTGAGCCTGCGATTACGGAATATTCTTCCGGATACCAAGCTGGTTTAAGAAGTGGAGATAAAATAGTCTCCGTTAACGGAACTAAAACGGAATCCAAATATGAATTATTATCCGAGCTTGGACTTGCTCGTGGAAAAGATATCCAGCTCAAAGTGGAAAGAGAAGGAAAAGAACTAGAATTTCATTTTTCCGATCCTCAGATCGGAGTGGATTTTGCTGGAGAAAGACAGGTCCAGGTCGACTTCGGATACGGTTCCACACTGAGTCATTGGTTCTTGAAAAAACTTTCTTTCTTAGATCCGAACGGAGAAGCGGCAGAATATAGAAAACAAAGGGAAAGAAAGGCGGCGTTAGACCCAAAACTTTCTCCTCGTGAGCTCGCTTTACAAGAAGCAAGACTCAATAAAGAAGCTATCGAATCCAGAGCGTTAGATTATCTGAACGACGGAGACAGGATCTTATCGGTAAACGGGATAGAAGTTCATACCGTTCCTGAACTGCAACGTACTCTCGGGAAATTCCAGAACGAAAAAGTAAAATTGGAAGTGGATCGTAAAACGTATCCTCTTCTCAATCCATGGACCCGTGAAAAAGCAGAGGTGGAAATGACACCTCTTGCCGCGTTCGTTGTGGAATTAAAAGATGTTCGAGACAGAAAATATCCTGAGATACCTATCAGCACTATCAGTCTCAGAAGCCATGATCCTGAAATTAAATTGAAACTTCTAAGCTTGAAGATGGACGGTAAAACTTTTGCAGATCTAGAAGATTTCAAAAAGACAGTCCAGGCTCAAGTCGGCAAAAGAGTTCAGTTAGAAGTCCAGGGCCAAGTCTGGGACACAACACTCGGATTCTACCAGATCGGTCTTTTAGGTTTCACTGCTAAGATGCACGTGAAAGAGGAAAGTATGGACCGAAAACTTTCCTTCGGTGAGGCGTTTTTACAATCAGGCAAAGACGTGGGAAAAATGATCAGCGATAACCTGAGAGGACTCGGGATGATCTTTTCCGGAAGATTGAAGGTAAAGGACAGCGTTTCCGGCCCGGTTGGACTCGCTAAAGTTTCAGTCCAATTCTTAGAAGACGGTTTTTATTCTTACTTTCAGTTCGTGGCATTTATTTCGATCGCTTTAATGATAATGAATTTACTTCCGATTCCTGTAGCCGACGGTGGACATATCGTTTTTTTCACATACGAGGCGATCGCCGGTAGACCTTTGCCGATGGCTGTTCAAGAACAGGTTTTGAGATTAGGATTCTTCTTCCTTTTATCCTTAGGCCTCTATGTGACTTATCACGATTTCTTAAGATAA
- the dxr gene encoding 1-deoxy-D-xylulose-5-phosphate reductoisomerase, with translation MKRGVSILGASGSVGESTLKILRQFPEEFRLVSFSVHSNLQKAESIAKEFQPDVLCISSDTADRTVLGNKIGNTNVLYGSKSLEEIVSDPEIETVVTAVVGASGIRPTVAAIRAGKKIGIANKETLVSCGPYIRSLLENSKSSLVPVDSEHNALFQLLENMKKDSLERIVLTASGGPFRKLALQDLPKVTIEQALKHPTWNMGPKITIDSAGMINKGLEVIEAHFLFGFSYDKIGVVIHPQSIAHGLVETKDGASFVYASYPDMIFPVAHSLYYPKIVPKVLRSHPATSWGTLEFLEPDLERYPGLALAYEAGRTGGTAPSVFNASNEVAVELFLQGKILFTEIPSLIRNVLEKIPNSFPKDLEGYEEADRKARELAFHFSKDKVVHLC, from the coding sequence ATGAAAAGAGGCGTCTCTATACTGGGTGCCTCCGGATCGGTAGGAGAGTCCACTCTCAAAATACTCCGCCAATTTCCGGAAGAATTTCGGTTGGTATCTTTCAGCGTACATTCCAATTTACAAAAAGCGGAATCGATTGCGAAGGAATTCCAACCGGATGTTCTATGTATCAGTTCCGACACTGCGGATAGAACCGTACTCGGAAATAAGATCGGAAATACGAATGTACTGTACGGATCTAAAAGTTTAGAAGAGATCGTTTCAGATCCGGAAATAGAAACAGTTGTCACAGCAGTCGTAGGCGCAAGCGGGATCAGGCCGACTGTTGCTGCGATCCGTGCAGGTAAAAAAATAGGGATCGCAAACAAGGAAACCTTGGTAAGCTGCGGGCCTTATATCAGAAGTTTATTAGAAAATTCTAAATCATCTTTGGTTCCGGTAGACTCGGAGCATAATGCACTTTTCCAACTTTTAGAAAATATGAAGAAGGACTCACTCGAAAGAATCGTCCTGACCGCTTCCGGTGGACCTTTTCGTAAACTTGCCTTACAAGATCTTCCGAAAGTAACGATCGAACAGGCTCTCAAACATCCTACCTGGAATATGGGTCCTAAGATCACGATTGATTCCGCAGGAATGATCAATAAAGGATTAGAAGTAATAGAGGCTCATTTCCTTTTCGGGTTCTCTTATGATAAGATAGGTGTGGTCATTCATCCTCAGAGTATTGCCCACGGTTTGGTGGAAACAAAGGACGGAGCAAGTTTTGTATACGCTTCATATCCTGATATGATCTTTCCTGTGGCGCATTCATTATATTATCCTAAAATAGTTCCTAAAGTTTTAAGATCTCATCCCGCTACTTCTTGGGGAACTCTGGAATTTTTAGAGCCGGACCTGGAAAGATATCCTGGTTTGGCGCTGGCGTATGAGGCTGGAAGAACTGGAGGCACTGCTCCTTCTGTCTTTAATGCTTCTAACGAAGTGGCTGTGGAATTATTCTTACAAGGTAAAATTCTTTTTACGGAGATACCTTCTCTCATTCGAAATGTTTTGGAAAAAATCCCAAATTCATTTCCGAAAGATTTAGAAGGATATGAAGAAGCGGACAGAAAGGCCAGAGAATTGGCCTTCCATTTCTCTAAAGATAAGGTAGTGCATTTATGTTAG
- a CDS encoding phosphatidate cytidylyltransferase → MGETTKRILSAAVLVALYLFMIFYRDFYYLQTLVILLVAGVIGLTEFYRLSDRGQDGRPFKGTGIFFFIIILLIYYFRFVASQNKFEPPIFFQTHFKLFVPSFDAVTFSFVLLFLFSFLLQILRRPLDGAIFSVSSTILGVVYAALPLGHLLLLLGMNQGIYYVFLVSVATFMTDVGGYFGGRWFGRNPAGLAISPKKTWEGYASGIVVAIGSVFLLNTIWERSTGVAPLVSGAEVFLTSLILSFVGIIGDLLESAMKRDAKVKDSGNLIPGHGGILDRADALLLTVPILYFYLQIKVALGFPV, encoded by the coding sequence ATGGGTGAAACTACAAAAAGGATCCTTTCCGCGGCTGTGCTCGTAGCCCTCTACCTGTTCATGATCTTTTACAGGGATTTTTACTATTTACAAACCCTGGTAATACTTCTGGTCGCAGGAGTGATAGGTCTGACGGAATTTTACAGGCTTTCCGATAGGGGCCAGGACGGAAGACCCTTCAAGGGAACCGGGATATTCTTCTTTATTATAATATTATTAATTTATTATTTTAGATTTGTAGCTTCTCAGAACAAATTCGAGCCGCCTATATTCTTCCAGACACATTTTAAACTGTTTGTGCCTAGTTTCGACGCGGTGACCTTCTCCTTTGTATTACTTTTTCTATTCAGTTTCCTTCTCCAAATTTTACGAAGGCCTCTAGATGGGGCGATCTTTTCCGTAAGTTCCACGATTTTAGGAGTGGTTTATGCGGCACTTCCGTTAGGGCATTTACTTCTTCTTTTGGGAATGAACCAAGGGATCTATTATGTGTTCTTGGTTTCAGTTGCCACATTTATGACCGATGTGGGGGGATATTTCGGCGGGCGTTGGTTCGGAAGAAATCCAGCAGGACTTGCAATCTCTCCTAAAAAAACCTGGGAAGGTTATGCTTCCGGGATCGTAGTCGCGATCGGTTCAGTATTCCTTCTGAATACCATTTGGGAAAGAAGCACAGGTGTTGCACCTTTAGTTTCAGGTGCAGAAGTATTTTTAACTTCCTTAATTTTATCTTTCGTTGGTATCATAGGAGACCTATTGGAATCCGCAATGAAAAGGGACGCTAAGGTAAAAGACTCCGGGAATTTGATCCCAGGTCATGGTGGAATTTTGGATAGGGCGGATGCTTTACTTTTAACGGTTCCTATCCTTTATTTTTATCTTCAGATCAAGGTTGCTCTGGGATTTCCGGTCTAA